A single Mobula hypostoma chromosome 26, sMobHyp1.1, whole genome shotgun sequence DNA region contains:
- the ppt1 gene encoding palmitoyl-protein thioesterase 1, with amino-acid sequence MAVLGAGCFVLLCCISSVLETGAWETDPKSAQPTPLVIWHGMGDSCCNPLSMGFIKKMVEENIPGIYVLSLEIGNSIEEDIENGFFMNVNEQVELVCHILSKDKKLQNGYNSMGFSQGGQFLRAVAQRCPSPAMKNLISIGGQHQGVYGLPHCPGASSKICNLIRKLLNLGAYKSPIQDHLVQAEYWHDPLNEELYRNKSVFLADINQERGINGSYKENLMKLHKFVMVKFLRDTMVLPVDSEWFGFYKAGQAKDTYTLRESDLYREDRLGLKAMDKAKKLDFLEVDGDHLQFSESWFISTIIPYLK; translated from the exons ATGGCTGTGCTGGGAGCGGGCTGTTTCGTGTTGCTCTGCTGCATCTCCTCCGTCCTGGAAACCGGAGCATGGGAGACGGACCCGAAGAGTGCACAGCCAACACCCCTGGTAATATGGCACGGCATGG GTGACAGCTGCTGCAACCCTCTCAGCATGGGATTTATCAAGAAAATGGTAGAAGAAAATATTCCCGGAATTTATGTTTTGTCGTTGGAAATTGGGAACAGTATTGAGGAG GACATAGAGAACGGTTTCTTCATGAATGTAAATGAGCAGGTGGAACTGGTGTGCCATATATTATCCAAggacaagaagctgcagaatggATACAATTCGATGGGCTTCTCTCAAGGAGGCCAGTTCCT GAGAGCGGTGGCACAGAGATGCCCTTCTCCTGCCATGAAAAATCTCATCTCAATTGGAGGCCAACATCAAG GTGTGTATGGTTTACCGCACTGTCCTGGAGCGAGTTCCAAAATCTGCAATTTGATAAGAAAACTGCTGAACTTAGGTGCTTATAAAAGTCCAATTCAAGACCA CCTAGTGCAGGCAGAGTACTGGCATGATCCCTTGAATGAAGAACTCTACAGGAACAAAAGCGTTTTCTTGGCTGACATCAATCAAGAAAGG GGCATCAATGGAAGCTACAAGGAGAATCTGATGAAACTGCACAAGTTTGTAATGGTGAAATTCCTGAGGGACACCATGGTTCTCCCAGTTGATTCAGAG TGGTTCGGTTTCTATAAAGCTGGCCAGGCCAAGGACACGTACACCTTACGGGAGAGCGACCTTTATCGTGAG GATCGACTGGGGTTGAAAGCTATGGACAAAGCAAAGAAACTGGATTTCCTGGAAGTGGATGGGGATCATCTTCAGTTTTCAGAGTCATGGTTCATCAGCACCATAATTCCTTACCTCAAGTGA